A region from the Brassica napus cultivar Da-Ae chromosome C8, Da-Ae, whole genome shotgun sequence genome encodes:
- the LOC111205517 gene encoding uncharacterized protein LOC111205517 isoform X1 translates to MGGDTLKDEELASSLYPDFSRSSSCCFSDDLGVSEEKLAAYMRKREKTYQEILQSHDLLRERLGKNNRKLKLARRQILSYTPGSFADVNLSDYHIPKTTSILIVGPKGAGKSSLVNRITRVVQDEEFAPARAQESYGMPSNGGTFFLQEYMIPRGGSASFCLCDTRGLSQISSSDNTTMIEQWIKKGVHHGEPVIWTSDDSDLKDRLIRDGCTGCEIRKVNSIIFVVNAVEMMESESSYAHMVSTAFNSPLLSFKDDKPAVVITHGDLLSREERARVQVLVGELLGIPPDKQIFDIPDSRDAATTLTVCNLLRHCLEHADKNLRFCPKRNFTISKVEGGDKNRTRMTMFSVALTLFLALAIIWFIHEHGGQNVAHEARHELHVFQSPRLYNLTHEVLPKLSSSVQNSESETEDVPNGEPSIDWRTARRLWFDEGKVAKAEGEPSFDWRTTRRLWYVE, encoded by the exons ATGGGTGGTGATACTCTCAAAGATG AGGAGTTGGCATCTTCTTTGTACCCTGATTTTTCACGATCGTCTTCTTGCTGCTTCAG TGATGATTTAGGGGTTTCTGAAGAGAAGCTTGCTGCTTatatgagaaagagagagaaaacttaCCAAGAGATTCTCCAAAGCCATGATCTGTTACGGGAGAGACTTGGCAAGAACAATCGGAAACTGAAACTCGCAAGACGCCAAATCTTGag ctATACTCCTGGATCATTTGCGGATGTCAATTTGAGCGATTACCATATTCCAAAGACGACGTCGATCCTCATAGTTGGTCCgaaaggagctgggaagagTAGTCTTGTTAATAGAATTACAAGAGTGGTCCAAGACGAGGAGTTTGCCCCAGCTAGAGCTCAAGAATCAT ATGGTATGCCGTCTAATGGAGGCACGTTCTTTCTTCAGGAATATATGATCCCAAGAGGAGGTTCTGCTTCATTTTGCCTCTGTGACACGCGTGGCTTGAGCCAAATCTCGTCATCCGATAACACTACTATGATTGAGCAGTGGATTAAAAAAGGTGTTCATCACGGCGAGCCTGTGATCTG GACATCCGATGACTCGGATTTGAAGGATAGATTGATCCGAGATGGTTGTACAGGTTGTGAGATAAGGAAAGTGAACTCCATTATATTTGTTGTTAATGCGGTTGAAATGATGGAGAGTGAATCGAGCTATGCCCATATGGTCTCGACTGCTTTTAACTCTCCTTTACTATCGTTTAAAG ATGACAAGCCAGCAGTAGTTATCACTCATGGAGATCTACTTTCAAGGGAGGAACGGGCCCGAGTTCAGGTTCTCGTTGGAGAACTTCTTGGTATCCCACCTGACAAACAGATTTTCGACATTCCAG ACAGCCGGGACGCAGCCACAACACTAACAGTCTGCAACTTGCTACGGCATTGCCTTGAACACGCTGATAAGAATCTTCGGTTTTGTCCCAAGAGGAACTTCACCATATCCAAG gtGGAAGGAGGCGACAAAAACAGGACCAGGATGACTATGTTTTCAGTTGCGCTGACTCTATTCCTGGCCTTAGCGATAATCTGGTTTATCCACGAACACGGCGGACAAAACGTAGCGCATGAGGCTCGCCACGAACTTCATGTATTCCAAAGTCCACGGTTATACAACCTTACGCATGAGGTCCTACCCAAACTTAGCAGCAGTGTTCAGAATTCTGAGTCTGAGACCGAGGATGTTCCTAATGGTGAGCCTAGCATTGATTGGCGTACAGCTCGACGCTTGTGGTTCGATGAGGGGAAGGTGGCCAAGGCCGAGGGCGAACCAAGCTTTGATTGGCGAACCACTCGACGCTTATGGTACGTTGAGTGA
- the LOC111205517 gene encoding uncharacterized protein LOC111205517 isoform X2, translating into MGGDTLKDEELASSLYPDFSRSSSCCFSDDLGVSEEKLAAYMRKREKTYQEILQSHDLLRERLGKNNRKLKLARRQILSYTPGSFADVNLSDYHIPKTTSILIVGPKGAGKSSLVNRITRVVQDEEFAPARAQESYGMPSNGGTFFLQEYMIPRGGSASFCLCDTRGLSQISSSDNTTMIEQWIKKGVHHGEPVIWTSDDSDLKDRLIRDGCTGCEIRKVNSIIFVVNAVEMMESESSYAHMVSTAFNSPLLSFKDDKPAVVITHGDLLSREERARVQVLVGELLGIPPDKQIFDIPDSRDAATTLTVCNLLRHCLEHADKNLRFCPKRNFTISKFLGGRRRQKQDQDDYVFSCADSIPGLSDNLVYPRTRRTKRSA; encoded by the exons ATGGGTGGTGATACTCTCAAAGATG AGGAGTTGGCATCTTCTTTGTACCCTGATTTTTCACGATCGTCTTCTTGCTGCTTCAG TGATGATTTAGGGGTTTCTGAAGAGAAGCTTGCTGCTTatatgagaaagagagagaaaacttaCCAAGAGATTCTCCAAAGCCATGATCTGTTACGGGAGAGACTTGGCAAGAACAATCGGAAACTGAAACTCGCAAGACGCCAAATCTTGag ctATACTCCTGGATCATTTGCGGATGTCAATTTGAGCGATTACCATATTCCAAAGACGACGTCGATCCTCATAGTTGGTCCgaaaggagctgggaagagTAGTCTTGTTAATAGAATTACAAGAGTGGTCCAAGACGAGGAGTTTGCCCCAGCTAGAGCTCAAGAATCAT ATGGTATGCCGTCTAATGGAGGCACGTTCTTTCTTCAGGAATATATGATCCCAAGAGGAGGTTCTGCTTCATTTTGCCTCTGTGACACGCGTGGCTTGAGCCAAATCTCGTCATCCGATAACACTACTATGATTGAGCAGTGGATTAAAAAAGGTGTTCATCACGGCGAGCCTGTGATCTG GACATCCGATGACTCGGATTTGAAGGATAGATTGATCCGAGATGGTTGTACAGGTTGTGAGATAAGGAAAGTGAACTCCATTATATTTGTTGTTAATGCGGTTGAAATGATGGAGAGTGAATCGAGCTATGCCCATATGGTCTCGACTGCTTTTAACTCTCCTTTACTATCGTTTAAAG ATGACAAGCCAGCAGTAGTTATCACTCATGGAGATCTACTTTCAAGGGAGGAACGGGCCCGAGTTCAGGTTCTCGTTGGAGAACTTCTTGGTATCCCACCTGACAAACAGATTTTCGACATTCCAG ACAGCCGGGACGCAGCCACAACACTAACAGTCTGCAACTTGCTACGGCATTGCCTTGAACACGCTGATAAGAATCTTCGGTTTTGTCCCAAGAGGAACTTCACCATATCCAAG tttttaggtGGAAGGAGGCGACAAAAACAGGACCAGGATGACTATGTTTTCAGTTGCGCTGACTCTATTCCTGGCCTTAGCGATAATCTGGTTTATCCACGAACACGGCGGACAAAACGTAGCGCATGA
- the LOC111205517 gene encoding uncharacterized protein LOC111205517 isoform X3, giving the protein MGGDTLKDEELASSLYPDFSRSSSCCFSDDLGVSEEKLAAYMRKREKTYQEILQSHDLLRERLGKNNRKLKLARRQILSYTPGSFADVNLSDYHIPKTTSILIVGPKGAGKSSLVNRITRVVQDEEFAPARAQESYGMPSNGGTFFLQEYMIPRGGSASFCLCDTRGLSQISSSDNTTMIEQWIKKGVHHGEPVIWTSDDSDLKDRLIRDGCTGCEIRKVNSIIFVVNAVEMMESESSYAHMVSTAFNSPLLSFKDDKPAVVITHGDLLSREERARVQVLVGELLGIPPDKQIFDIPDSRDAATTLTVCNLLRHCLEHADKNLRFCPKRNFTISKMEKMNSY; this is encoded by the exons ATGGGTGGTGATACTCTCAAAGATG AGGAGTTGGCATCTTCTTTGTACCCTGATTTTTCACGATCGTCTTCTTGCTGCTTCAG TGATGATTTAGGGGTTTCTGAAGAGAAGCTTGCTGCTTatatgagaaagagagagaaaacttaCCAAGAGATTCTCCAAAGCCATGATCTGTTACGGGAGAGACTTGGCAAGAACAATCGGAAACTGAAACTCGCAAGACGCCAAATCTTGag ctATACTCCTGGATCATTTGCGGATGTCAATTTGAGCGATTACCATATTCCAAAGACGACGTCGATCCTCATAGTTGGTCCgaaaggagctgggaagagTAGTCTTGTTAATAGAATTACAAGAGTGGTCCAAGACGAGGAGTTTGCCCCAGCTAGAGCTCAAGAATCAT ATGGTATGCCGTCTAATGGAGGCACGTTCTTTCTTCAGGAATATATGATCCCAAGAGGAGGTTCTGCTTCATTTTGCCTCTGTGACACGCGTGGCTTGAGCCAAATCTCGTCATCCGATAACACTACTATGATTGAGCAGTGGATTAAAAAAGGTGTTCATCACGGCGAGCCTGTGATCTG GACATCCGATGACTCGGATTTGAAGGATAGATTGATCCGAGATGGTTGTACAGGTTGTGAGATAAGGAAAGTGAACTCCATTATATTTGTTGTTAATGCGGTTGAAATGATGGAGAGTGAATCGAGCTATGCCCATATGGTCTCGACTGCTTTTAACTCTCCTTTACTATCGTTTAAAG ATGACAAGCCAGCAGTAGTTATCACTCATGGAGATCTACTTTCAAGGGAGGAACGGGCCCGAGTTCAGGTTCTCGTTGGAGAACTTCTTGGTATCCCACCTGACAAACAGATTTTCGACATTCCAG ACAGCCGGGACGCAGCCACAACACTAACAGTCTGCAACTTGCTACGGCATTGCCTTGAACACGCTGATAAGAATCTTCGGTTTTGTCCCAAGAGGAACTTCACCATATCCAAG ATGGAAAAAATGAATTCATACTAA